Genomic segment of Candidatus Eremiobacterota bacterium:
ACCCACTGGGTGAAGCCGAAGGTGGGGACCGACGTGGCCCTCATCAACGGCATCATGCACGTGATCATTACAGAGGGACTTGAAAACAGGGAGTTCATCGACAGCCACACCTATGGATTTGAGTCGTTCAGCAAAAAGATCGAGGAGTACCCCCCTGCGAGGGCCTCGGAAATCTCGGGAGTGCCTGAAGCACAGATAAGGGAGATTGCCCGCGTGCTCGCCCGAGCAGAGCGCGTGGCCCTCTTTTACACCCTGGGCATCACTGAGCACACCTGCGGCGTCGATAACGTGAAGAGCTGCGTGAACCTCCAGCTCCTGCTCGGCAACCTCGGGAAGCCCTCGAGCGGCATCAATCCCCTGAGGGGACAGAACAACGTGCAGGGCGCCTGCGACATGGGAGCGCTCCCCAACGTCTTTTCCGGCTATCAGAAGGTGGCCGATGCCGAAACGAGAACGCGCTTCGAGGACGCCTGGCACGTGAGGCTCCCCGAAAAGCCCGGCCTCACCATCCCGAAGATGTTCACCGCGATGAAGGAAGGCTCCCTGAAGGCCCTTTACTGCTACGGCGAGAACCTGGTGATGTCTGAGCCCCACCAGGCCCACACCCTTGAGTGCCTGAAGAGCCTGGAGCTGCTGATCGTGCAGGATCTCTTCCTCAACGAGACCGCTGCCCTTGCCCACATAGTGTTTCCCGGGGCCTGTTTTGCCGAGGATGAGGGGACTTACACCAACACGGAGCGCAGGGTGCAGCGCGTGAGAAAGGCCGTGGAGCCGCCGGGCATGGCGCGGCCTGACTGGTGGATTCACAGGGAGCTTGCAAAGCGCCTTGGCTATGACATGGGATTCAATGAGAGCGGTGACATCTGGAAAGAGATTACGGCCCTCACCCCTTCTTACAGGGGAATCACTTACGACCGCATCGTGACCGAGGGAATCCAATGGCCCTGCCCCTCATGCGATCACCCCGGCACGCAGTTCCTCCATGCCGGCGGCGAGTGCGCCTGCGGGCTTGCCCGCTTTTCCGCGGTGGACTGGCGCCCTCCTGCCGAAGTTCCCGACGATGAGTATCCGCTGGTGCTCACGACGGGAAGGCGCCTCTGGCACTATCACACGGGCACGCAGACCAGGAGGAGCGCCGGCTTCGAGGCCATATGCCCCGAGGAGATCATAGAGATCAACCCTGCCGACGGCATGAAGCTGGATATCACCGACGGCGAGTATGTGACGGTAACCTCGCGCCGGGGCTCCCTGAGGATGAAGGCCCGCCTCACGGAGCGCTCCCCCGAGGGGACCGTCTATACTTCATTTCACTTTCATGAGGCCTGCGGCAACGTGCTCACCATCGACGCCTTCGACCCGGTCACCGACACCGCAGAGTACAAGGCCTGCGCCGTGAGGGTGGAGAAGCCGCAGGCAAAGGGAAAGTCTTAAGGCTGCCTCCCGTTATTGGGGATGTCATGGTGGAATTTGGGCCAGGGACTCGCGGTGTCGAGCAATCCTGTCCCATAGAGGGCCTTCAGACCACTATCGTATCCGAAATAGACAGTCCCGTCAGGACTCAGAGCCGGCGCGGTGGAAACATATCCGCTGTAGCTCCATTTCAGGCTCCCTGAGCTGTTAAGGGCATTAACCCTTCCCGTTGCTGATACCCCTGAGACATAGATGGTGCCGTCATTTGCAATGCAGGGGGAATTCTCGTTTGAGTAAGCTCCGCCGGTATTGAAGCTCCACTTCAGAGTCCCCGAGGCATCAAGGGCATAGAAAGTATTATAATAGTAGTTTCCAAAGTAAATGGTGCCGTCGCTTCCCACGGCAGGCTCGCCGGTAGCCCAGCCGGTGAAGTTATAGCTCCATTTGAATGAGCCCGAGGCCGAGGGATCGAGGGCATAGAGCGTGCTGTTGTAAGGGGCGCCTGACCATGAGCCGAAAGCTATATAGACGGTGCCGTCGCTGCCTATGGCAGGCGAGCCGTTCTGCTGATAGAAGGATGAGCCGACTGCCTTTGACCACAGCGGAATTGCCGCCGTGGTGCCGTCGCTCACTGCAAAAACATACCCATAGTTAGATTTAATATAGATGGTGCCGTCGCTCCCTATTGACGCCGAGGAATAGCACTGATCACCCAGCGAGTAGTTCCATTTCTCGCTTCCGTCAGAGGGATTCAGGGCATGGAGCCTCGCATCCTGGACGGTGCCTATGTATACCGTACCGTCACTTCCGAAGGCAGCCGTCGCATATTCCGTCCAGCCGCCGGGGGAGATGGACCACTTGAGAGAGCCTGAGCTGTCAACGGCATAA
This window contains:
- the fdhF gene encoding formate dehydrogenase subunit alpha, with product MSTYHINGTEYPFEKGITILQAARKAGLFIPTLCYHPRTERAGYCRLCVVEIDGTTGLSVSCSTELREGMRINTASERVKETQKMIVELYLAEGSHECLSCEACGECELQKAAYYLGVEATGFPRRPKNIPADDSSQFIVKNMNRCVQCFRCIKACQDITVNGVLAMGYRGSDSVVVNDNDRTFAESSCVHCGECVQLCPVGALTEKKAKGKGRLWEARTVRTTCPYCGVGCQMDLHVKENEILKVTGAEDVEPNYGSLCLKGRFAYDFVSHPQRLREPMVRHNGALVPVTWDDALGEASRSLSRIREKYGADAFGAVSCARSTNENNYSMMKFTRAVTGTHNIDHCARTUHAPTVAGLAETLGSGAMTNSIGEIEDAPCLLVIGSNTTEAHPVISYRMKRAARRGALLIVIDPRKIGLVQFATHWVKPKVGTDVALINGIMHVIITEGLENREFIDSHTYGFESFSKKIEEYPPARASEISGVPEAQIREIARVLARAERVALFYTLGITEHTCGVDNVKSCVNLQLLLGNLGKPSSGINPLRGQNNVQGACDMGALPNVFSGYQKVADAETRTRFEDAWHVRLPEKPGLTIPKMFTAMKEGSLKALYCYGENLVMSEPHQAHTLECLKSLELLIVQDLFLNETAALAHIVFPGACFAEDEGTYTNTERRVQRVRKAVEPPGMARPDWWIHRELAKRLGYDMGFNESGDIWKEITALTPSYRGITYDRIVTEGIQWPCPSCDHPGTQFLHAGGECACGLARFSAVDWRPPAEVPDDEYPLVLTTGRRLWHYHTGTQTRRSAGFEAICPEEIIEINPADGMKLDITDGEYVTVTSRRGSLRMKARLTERSPEGTVYTSFHFHEACGNVLTIDAFDPVTDTAEYKACAVRVEKPQAKGKS